The genomic DNA TTCCGGGGCGGATGGGCGCCCCCAGGCATAAGGGGGGTCACCGTGAAGACTCGAGGTCTATTGGGGCTGAGTGCCGGGGTCTGGCTGGCATGCGGGGAGCAGAAAGTCCCGCCCCCACCCGAACCCGCGCTGCCACCCCCCGCCGTCCTCGTTCGCGTCGAGGAAGAAGCGGTCGGCACGGCCTGCGCGCTGGGGGGCAAGGCCATCCGGCGCGGGACGGATCGCGATGGGGATGGGCAACTGACCGACGCGGAAGTGGAATCCGTCGACTACGTCTGCCGGACCGAGGCGCCTTCGGGCCCTCCCCCATCCACTCCCCCCGCGCCCCCGGTGCTCCTGTCCCAGACGCCCGAGGCGCCCGGTATGAACTGCGCCGCCGGAGGCGTCCTCGTGCGGGCGGGAGCGGATACCAACCGGGATGGAGTGCTGGACGACGAGGAAGTGACGAAGTCCTTCTATGGGTGCCAACCCGAGCCCGCCGAGGCGCTGGCGGTGCTGGCCCGTGAGAAGAGCGAGCCCGCGGGAGTCCACTGCGCCGAGGGGGGCGTGGCCATCCAGGCCGGGACGGACGCGAACAAGGACGGCGTGCTGTCGGACGACGAGGTGGAGACGACCACATACGTCTGCGGTGAAGCCGCGCGCGCCGTGTTGACGAAGAGCGTGCCCATCGCGGCCGGTGCGCAGTGCGTCGAGGGAGGCACCCGGGTCCTCGCCGGAAGCGACGGCAATGGAAACAACGTCCTCGAGGACGCCGAGGTGACATCCGAGGTGGTCGTCTGCCGGGCGCGCCTGCCGGGCTGGACGTATTCCGGGGACTACACGATCCAAGACGAGGTGGACGTCACGGCACTCGAGGGCGTGGGTCACATCTCCGGCCAACTGCGCATCGAGACGAGCACGGTGGAGGACATCGACCTGCCGTTCCTCCATACCGTCAACGCTCGGCTCCTCATCCAGAACAATCCGAAGCTCAAGAGCTTCTCGATGAGACTCGGGAGCATGGGCGGGAGTGTCACCATTCAAGACAACCTCGCGCTGACATCCTTCTCCTTGTCGGGGGGAAAGATGCTCCAGGGTGATTTCACCATCACTCGTAACGAGCACCTCACGGGCTTCTCCGTCTACAGCCCCCTGTATGTATCCGGCAACGTCACGGTGGAGGA from Melittangium boletus DSM 14713 includes the following:
- a CDS encoding DUF7151 family protein — its product is MKTRGLLGLSAGVWLACGEQKVPPPPEPALPPPAVLVRVEEEAVGTACALGGKAIRRGTDRDGDGQLTDAEVESVDYVCRTEAPSGPPPSTPPAPPVLLSQTPEAPGMNCAAGGVLVRAGADTNRDGVLDDEEVTKSFYGCQPEPAEALAVLAREKSEPAGVHCAEGGVAIQAGTDANKDGVLSDDEVETTTYVCGEAARAVLTKSVPIAAGAQCVEGGTRVLAGSDGNGNNVLEDAEVTSEVVVCRARLPGWTYSGDYTIQDEVDVTALEGVGHISGQLRIETSTVEDIDLPFLHTVNARLLIQNNPKLKSFSMRLGSMGGSVTIQDNLALTSFSLSGGKMLQGDFTITRNEHLTGFSVYSPLYVSGNVTVEDNAALFSLGGLSKLHHIGGNLTVKNNAALGTAGWSFIEGPVSIGGQLTVAQNPRLQFFETRLEHVGKDIRIQDNAKLSSFKVKELTSLAGGLVLKNNPVMTLLQGLESLRIVGGDLHLEGIDGLDVLPLDALEHVGGDFSFIDIAWVPNFYRLGRLLSISGNLRLTDNSHLGTPQFPHLSSVGKGVTIERNARMTHLTGLNSLRSLDSLTVSGNPELLSLAALGSLRYVPIVNISDNPQLTTLGLPELWFVNHLDIMNNEQLSTCLATELRTQVATHLLSSTIDGNLVTPGCP